A window of the Pungitius pungitius chromosome 3, fPunPun2.1, whole genome shotgun sequence genome harbors these coding sequences:
- the ddx4 gene encoding probable ATP-dependent RNA helicase DDX4 isoform X1 codes for MDEWDEAETTASTIAATSDGHSGRGRGFKNSFSGDKETMNDGNNWNSRAGESSGSRGRGRSRMDHNDSNDNSGVHENGFRGGRGGGRGGGDCFRRGIGGDQGARGAFGGGYRGRDEEILTHGGADDSEKRDETDGERPKVTYVPPTLPEDEDSIFAHYEKGINFDKYDDILVDVSGTNPPQAIMTFEEAALCESLRRNVNKSGYLKPTPVQKHGIPIISAGRDIMACAQTGSGKTAAFLLPILQQLMVDGVAASSFSEQQEPEAIIVAPTRELIHQIYLEARKFAFGTCVRPVVVYGGVSTGYQIRDLLKGCNVLCGTPGRLMDVIGRGKVGLTKLRYLVLDEADRMLDMGFEPEMRRLVGSPGMPSKENRQTLMFSATYPEDIQRMAADFLKTDYLFLAVGVVGGACSDVEQTFIQVTKFSKREQLLDLLKTTGTERTMVFVETKRQADFIATYLCQEKVLTTSIHGDREQREREQALADFRCGKCSVLVATSVAARGLDIPDVQHVVNFDLPNNIDEYVHRIGRTGRCGNTGRAVSFYDPCADGQLARSLVTILSKAQQEVPSWLEESAFSGTGTGGFNPPRGSFASTDSRKGGSFKDTAVRSQPAAQAADDDDDAWE; via the exons ATGGATGAGTGGGATGAAGCG GAAACCACTGCTAGTACCATTGCAGCAACCAGTGACG gTCATAGTGGAAGAGGCAGAGGATTTAAAAACTCATTCTCAG GTGATAAAGAGACTATGAATG atGGGAACAACTGGAACAGTAGAGCCGGAGAAAGCAGTGGTTCCAGAGGCAGAG GGCGCAGCAGGATGGATCACAATGACTCCAACG ATAACAGTGGAGTTCATGAAAACG ggtttagaggaggaagaggtggtggaagaggaggaggggactgTTTCAGAAGAGGTATAG GTGGCGACCAAGGTGCTAGAGGAGCCTTTGGAGGAG GCTACCGTGGGAGAGATGAGGAGATCTTAACTCATG GGGGAGCTGACGATTCAGAAAAGAGGGATGAAACGGATGGTGAAA GACCAAAGGTCACCTATGTCCCCCCAACGCTGCCTGAAGATGAAGACTCAATCTTTGCGCACTATGAGAAAGGCATCAACTTTGACAAGTATGACGACATTCTGGTGGACGTCAGTGGAACCAACCCACCGCAGGCTATCATG ACTTTTGAAGAGGCAGCGTTGTGTGAGTCCTTAAGAAGAAATGTCAACAAGTCTGGTTACCTGAAGCCGACCCCAGTGCAGAAACATGGCATCCCAATCATCTCTGCTGGCAGAGACATCATGGCTTGTGCACAGACTGGGTCTGGTAAAACG GCTGCCTTCCTCCTCCCTATTTTGCAGCAGCTAATGGTTGATGGTGTGGCGGCCAGCTCTTTCAGTGAGCAGCAGGAGCCTGAAGCCATCATTGTGGCCCCAACAAGGGAGCTTATCCACCAAATCTATCTGGAGGCCAGGAAGTTTGCCTTTGG AACATGTGTGCGCCCAGTAGTGGTCTATGGTGGAGTCAGCACTGGGTACCAAATAAGAGACCTCTTAAAGGGGTGCAATGTACTGTGTGGAACGCCGGGTAGACTGATGGATGTAATAGGAAGAGGAAAg GTCGGACTGACTAAGCTGCGGTACTTGGTGCTGGACGAGGCCGACCGGATGTTGGATATGGGCTTTGAGCCTGAAATGCGTCGCTTGGTGGGCTCCCCTGGAATGCCGTCCAAAGAGAATAGGCAGACTCTGATGTTCAGTGCCACCTACCCGGAGGACATCCAAAG GATGGCGGCTGACTTCCTCAAGACAGATTATTTGTTCTTGGCTGTGGGTGTGGTGGGCGGCGCATGCAGCGACGTGGAGCAAACGTTTATCCAAGTCACAAAGTTCTCAAAGAGAGAACAACTCCTTGACCTTCTTAAGACCACAG GGACTGAGCGCACGATGGTCTTTGTGGAGACCAAGAGACAAGCGGATTTCATTGCCACTTACTTATGCCAGGAGAAGGTCCTGACCACCAGCATCCATGG GGAccgtgagcagagagagagagagcaggctcTGGCAGACTTCCGCTGTGGCAAATGTTCCGTCCTGGTGGCAACCTCAGTCGCAGCCCGTGGCTTGGACATTCCAGATGTGCAGCATGTGGTGAACTTTGATCTCCCAAACAACATTGATGAATACGTCCACCGCATTGGGAGAACTGGCCGCTGTGGGAATACTGGGAGGGCGGTGTCATTCTATGATCCTTGTGCTGACGGCCAGTTGGCCCGCTCCCTTGTCACAATCCTGTCCAAA GCCCAGCAGGAAGTGCCCTCCTGGCTAGAGGAGTCTGCCTTCAGTGGCACTGGAACTGGTGGCTTCAATCCCCCTAGGGGGAGCTTTGCCTCCACTGACTCCAGGAAG GGAGGATCTTTCAAGGACACGGCTGTGCGCAGCCAGCCTGCTGCTCAGGctgcagatgatgatgatgatgcctgGGAGTAA
- the ddx4 gene encoding probable ATP-dependent RNA helicase DDX4 isoform X3, giving the protein MDEWDEAETTASTIAATSDGHSGRGRGFKNSFSGDKETMNDGNNWNSRAGESSGSRGRGRSRMDHNDSNGFRGGRGGGRGGGDCFRRGIGGDQGARGAFGGGYRGRDEEILTHGGADDSEKRDETDGERPKVTYVPPTLPEDEDSIFAHYEKGINFDKYDDILVDVSGTNPPQAIMTFEEAALCESLRRNVNKSGYLKPTPVQKHGIPIISAGRDIMACAQTGSGKTAAFLLPILQQLMVDGVAASSFSEQQEPEAIIVAPTRELIHQIYLEARKFAFGTCVRPVVVYGGVSTGYQIRDLLKGCNVLCGTPGRLMDVIGRGKVGLTKLRYLVLDEADRMLDMGFEPEMRRLVGSPGMPSKENRQTLMFSATYPEDIQRMAADFLKTDYLFLAVGVVGGACSDVEQTFIQVTKFSKREQLLDLLKTTGTERTMVFVETKRQADFIATYLCQEKVLTTSIHGDREQREREQALADFRCGKCSVLVATSVAARGLDIPDVQHVVNFDLPNNIDEYVHRIGRTGRCGNTGRAVSFYDPCADGQLARSLVTILSKAQQEVPSWLEESAFSGTGTGGFNPPRGSFASTDSRKGGSFKDTAVRSQPAAQAADDDDDAWE; this is encoded by the exons ATGGATGAGTGGGATGAAGCG GAAACCACTGCTAGTACCATTGCAGCAACCAGTGACG gTCATAGTGGAAGAGGCAGAGGATTTAAAAACTCATTCTCAG GTGATAAAGAGACTATGAATG atGGGAACAACTGGAACAGTAGAGCCGGAGAAAGCAGTGGTTCCAGAGGCAGAG GGCGCAGCAGGATGGATCACAATGACTCCAACG ggtttagaggaggaagaggtggtggaagaggaggaggggactgTTTCAGAAGAGGTATAG GTGGCGACCAAGGTGCTAGAGGAGCCTTTGGAGGAG GCTACCGTGGGAGAGATGAGGAGATCTTAACTCATG GGGGAGCTGACGATTCAGAAAAGAGGGATGAAACGGATGGTGAAA GACCAAAGGTCACCTATGTCCCCCCAACGCTGCCTGAAGATGAAGACTCAATCTTTGCGCACTATGAGAAAGGCATCAACTTTGACAAGTATGACGACATTCTGGTGGACGTCAGTGGAACCAACCCACCGCAGGCTATCATG ACTTTTGAAGAGGCAGCGTTGTGTGAGTCCTTAAGAAGAAATGTCAACAAGTCTGGTTACCTGAAGCCGACCCCAGTGCAGAAACATGGCATCCCAATCATCTCTGCTGGCAGAGACATCATGGCTTGTGCACAGACTGGGTCTGGTAAAACG GCTGCCTTCCTCCTCCCTATTTTGCAGCAGCTAATGGTTGATGGTGTGGCGGCCAGCTCTTTCAGTGAGCAGCAGGAGCCTGAAGCCATCATTGTGGCCCCAACAAGGGAGCTTATCCACCAAATCTATCTGGAGGCCAGGAAGTTTGCCTTTGG AACATGTGTGCGCCCAGTAGTGGTCTATGGTGGAGTCAGCACTGGGTACCAAATAAGAGACCTCTTAAAGGGGTGCAATGTACTGTGTGGAACGCCGGGTAGACTGATGGATGTAATAGGAAGAGGAAAg GTCGGACTGACTAAGCTGCGGTACTTGGTGCTGGACGAGGCCGACCGGATGTTGGATATGGGCTTTGAGCCTGAAATGCGTCGCTTGGTGGGCTCCCCTGGAATGCCGTCCAAAGAGAATAGGCAGACTCTGATGTTCAGTGCCACCTACCCGGAGGACATCCAAAG GATGGCGGCTGACTTCCTCAAGACAGATTATTTGTTCTTGGCTGTGGGTGTGGTGGGCGGCGCATGCAGCGACGTGGAGCAAACGTTTATCCAAGTCACAAAGTTCTCAAAGAGAGAACAACTCCTTGACCTTCTTAAGACCACAG GGACTGAGCGCACGATGGTCTTTGTGGAGACCAAGAGACAAGCGGATTTCATTGCCACTTACTTATGCCAGGAGAAGGTCCTGACCACCAGCATCCATGG GGAccgtgagcagagagagagagagcaggctcTGGCAGACTTCCGCTGTGGCAAATGTTCCGTCCTGGTGGCAACCTCAGTCGCAGCCCGTGGCTTGGACATTCCAGATGTGCAGCATGTGGTGAACTTTGATCTCCCAAACAACATTGATGAATACGTCCACCGCATTGGGAGAACTGGCCGCTGTGGGAATACTGGGAGGGCGGTGTCATTCTATGATCCTTGTGCTGACGGCCAGTTGGCCCGCTCCCTTGTCACAATCCTGTCCAAA GCCCAGCAGGAAGTGCCCTCCTGGCTAGAGGAGTCTGCCTTCAGTGGCACTGGAACTGGTGGCTTCAATCCCCCTAGGGGGAGCTTTGCCTCCACTGACTCCAGGAAG GGAGGATCTTTCAAGGACACGGCTGTGCGCAGCCAGCCTGCTGCTCAGGctgcagatgatgatgatgatgcctgGGAGTAA
- the ddx4 gene encoding probable ATP-dependent RNA helicase DDX4 isoform X5: MDEWDEAETTASTIAATSDGDKETMNDGNNWNSRAGESSGSRGRGRSRMDHNDSNDNSGVHENGFRGGRGGGRGGGDCFRRGIGGDQGARGAFGGGYRGRDEEILTHGGADDSEKRDETDGERPKVTYVPPTLPEDEDSIFAHYEKGINFDKYDDILVDVSGTNPPQAIMTFEEAALCESLRRNVNKSGYLKPTPVQKHGIPIISAGRDIMACAQTGSGKTAAFLLPILQQLMVDGVAASSFSEQQEPEAIIVAPTRELIHQIYLEARKFAFGTCVRPVVVYGGVSTGYQIRDLLKGCNVLCGTPGRLMDVIGRGKVGLTKLRYLVLDEADRMLDMGFEPEMRRLVGSPGMPSKENRQTLMFSATYPEDIQRMAADFLKTDYLFLAVGVVGGACSDVEQTFIQVTKFSKREQLLDLLKTTGTERTMVFVETKRQADFIATYLCQEKVLTTSIHGDREQREREQALADFRCGKCSVLVATSVAARGLDIPDVQHVVNFDLPNNIDEYVHRIGRTGRCGNTGRAVSFYDPCADGQLARSLVTILSKAQQEVPSWLEESAFSGTGTGGFNPPRGSFASTDSRKGGSFKDTAVRSQPAAQAADDDDDAWE, encoded by the exons ATGGATGAGTGGGATGAAGCG GAAACCACTGCTAGTACCATTGCAGCAACCAGTGACG GTGATAAAGAGACTATGAATG atGGGAACAACTGGAACAGTAGAGCCGGAGAAAGCAGTGGTTCCAGAGGCAGAG GGCGCAGCAGGATGGATCACAATGACTCCAACG ATAACAGTGGAGTTCATGAAAACG ggtttagaggaggaagaggtggtggaagaggaggaggggactgTTTCAGAAGAGGTATAG GTGGCGACCAAGGTGCTAGAGGAGCCTTTGGAGGAG GCTACCGTGGGAGAGATGAGGAGATCTTAACTCATG GGGGAGCTGACGATTCAGAAAAGAGGGATGAAACGGATGGTGAAA GACCAAAGGTCACCTATGTCCCCCCAACGCTGCCTGAAGATGAAGACTCAATCTTTGCGCACTATGAGAAAGGCATCAACTTTGACAAGTATGACGACATTCTGGTGGACGTCAGTGGAACCAACCCACCGCAGGCTATCATG ACTTTTGAAGAGGCAGCGTTGTGTGAGTCCTTAAGAAGAAATGTCAACAAGTCTGGTTACCTGAAGCCGACCCCAGTGCAGAAACATGGCATCCCAATCATCTCTGCTGGCAGAGACATCATGGCTTGTGCACAGACTGGGTCTGGTAAAACG GCTGCCTTCCTCCTCCCTATTTTGCAGCAGCTAATGGTTGATGGTGTGGCGGCCAGCTCTTTCAGTGAGCAGCAGGAGCCTGAAGCCATCATTGTGGCCCCAACAAGGGAGCTTATCCACCAAATCTATCTGGAGGCCAGGAAGTTTGCCTTTGG AACATGTGTGCGCCCAGTAGTGGTCTATGGTGGAGTCAGCACTGGGTACCAAATAAGAGACCTCTTAAAGGGGTGCAATGTACTGTGTGGAACGCCGGGTAGACTGATGGATGTAATAGGAAGAGGAAAg GTCGGACTGACTAAGCTGCGGTACTTGGTGCTGGACGAGGCCGACCGGATGTTGGATATGGGCTTTGAGCCTGAAATGCGTCGCTTGGTGGGCTCCCCTGGAATGCCGTCCAAAGAGAATAGGCAGACTCTGATGTTCAGTGCCACCTACCCGGAGGACATCCAAAG GATGGCGGCTGACTTCCTCAAGACAGATTATTTGTTCTTGGCTGTGGGTGTGGTGGGCGGCGCATGCAGCGACGTGGAGCAAACGTTTATCCAAGTCACAAAGTTCTCAAAGAGAGAACAACTCCTTGACCTTCTTAAGACCACAG GGACTGAGCGCACGATGGTCTTTGTGGAGACCAAGAGACAAGCGGATTTCATTGCCACTTACTTATGCCAGGAGAAGGTCCTGACCACCAGCATCCATGG GGAccgtgagcagagagagagagagcaggctcTGGCAGACTTCCGCTGTGGCAAATGTTCCGTCCTGGTGGCAACCTCAGTCGCAGCCCGTGGCTTGGACATTCCAGATGTGCAGCATGTGGTGAACTTTGATCTCCCAAACAACATTGATGAATACGTCCACCGCATTGGGAGAACTGGCCGCTGTGGGAATACTGGGAGGGCGGTGTCATTCTATGATCCTTGTGCTGACGGCCAGTTGGCCCGCTCCCTTGTCACAATCCTGTCCAAA GCCCAGCAGGAAGTGCCCTCCTGGCTAGAGGAGTCTGCCTTCAGTGGCACTGGAACTGGTGGCTTCAATCCCCCTAGGGGGAGCTTTGCCTCCACTGACTCCAGGAAG GGAGGATCTTTCAAGGACACGGCTGTGCGCAGCCAGCCTGCTGCTCAGGctgcagatgatgatgatgatgcctgGGAGTAA
- the ddx4 gene encoding probable ATP-dependent RNA helicase DDX4 isoform X4: MDEWDEAETTASTIAATSDGHSGRGRGFKNSFSGDKETMNDGNNWNSRAGESSGSRGRGRSRMDHNDSNGFRGGRGGGRGGGDCFRRGGDQGARGAFGGGYRGRDEEILTHGGADDSEKRDETDGERPKVTYVPPTLPEDEDSIFAHYEKGINFDKYDDILVDVSGTNPPQAIMTFEEAALCESLRRNVNKSGYLKPTPVQKHGIPIISAGRDIMACAQTGSGKTAAFLLPILQQLMVDGVAASSFSEQQEPEAIIVAPTRELIHQIYLEARKFAFGTCVRPVVVYGGVSTGYQIRDLLKGCNVLCGTPGRLMDVIGRGKVGLTKLRYLVLDEADRMLDMGFEPEMRRLVGSPGMPSKENRQTLMFSATYPEDIQRMAADFLKTDYLFLAVGVVGGACSDVEQTFIQVTKFSKREQLLDLLKTTGTERTMVFVETKRQADFIATYLCQEKVLTTSIHGDREQREREQALADFRCGKCSVLVATSVAARGLDIPDVQHVVNFDLPNNIDEYVHRIGRTGRCGNTGRAVSFYDPCADGQLARSLVTILSKAQQEVPSWLEESAFSGTGTGGFNPPRGSFASTDSRKGGSFKDTAVRSQPAAQAADDDDDAWE, translated from the exons ATGGATGAGTGGGATGAAGCG GAAACCACTGCTAGTACCATTGCAGCAACCAGTGACG gTCATAGTGGAAGAGGCAGAGGATTTAAAAACTCATTCTCAG GTGATAAAGAGACTATGAATG atGGGAACAACTGGAACAGTAGAGCCGGAGAAAGCAGTGGTTCCAGAGGCAGAG GGCGCAGCAGGATGGATCACAATGACTCCAACG ggtttagaggaggaagaggtggtggaagaggaggaggggactgTTTCAGAAGAG GTGGCGACCAAGGTGCTAGAGGAGCCTTTGGAGGAG GCTACCGTGGGAGAGATGAGGAGATCTTAACTCATG GGGGAGCTGACGATTCAGAAAAGAGGGATGAAACGGATGGTGAAA GACCAAAGGTCACCTATGTCCCCCCAACGCTGCCTGAAGATGAAGACTCAATCTTTGCGCACTATGAGAAAGGCATCAACTTTGACAAGTATGACGACATTCTGGTGGACGTCAGTGGAACCAACCCACCGCAGGCTATCATG ACTTTTGAAGAGGCAGCGTTGTGTGAGTCCTTAAGAAGAAATGTCAACAAGTCTGGTTACCTGAAGCCGACCCCAGTGCAGAAACATGGCATCCCAATCATCTCTGCTGGCAGAGACATCATGGCTTGTGCACAGACTGGGTCTGGTAAAACG GCTGCCTTCCTCCTCCCTATTTTGCAGCAGCTAATGGTTGATGGTGTGGCGGCCAGCTCTTTCAGTGAGCAGCAGGAGCCTGAAGCCATCATTGTGGCCCCAACAAGGGAGCTTATCCACCAAATCTATCTGGAGGCCAGGAAGTTTGCCTTTGG AACATGTGTGCGCCCAGTAGTGGTCTATGGTGGAGTCAGCACTGGGTACCAAATAAGAGACCTCTTAAAGGGGTGCAATGTACTGTGTGGAACGCCGGGTAGACTGATGGATGTAATAGGAAGAGGAAAg GTCGGACTGACTAAGCTGCGGTACTTGGTGCTGGACGAGGCCGACCGGATGTTGGATATGGGCTTTGAGCCTGAAATGCGTCGCTTGGTGGGCTCCCCTGGAATGCCGTCCAAAGAGAATAGGCAGACTCTGATGTTCAGTGCCACCTACCCGGAGGACATCCAAAG GATGGCGGCTGACTTCCTCAAGACAGATTATTTGTTCTTGGCTGTGGGTGTGGTGGGCGGCGCATGCAGCGACGTGGAGCAAACGTTTATCCAAGTCACAAAGTTCTCAAAGAGAGAACAACTCCTTGACCTTCTTAAGACCACAG GGACTGAGCGCACGATGGTCTTTGTGGAGACCAAGAGACAAGCGGATTTCATTGCCACTTACTTATGCCAGGAGAAGGTCCTGACCACCAGCATCCATGG GGAccgtgagcagagagagagagagcaggctcTGGCAGACTTCCGCTGTGGCAAATGTTCCGTCCTGGTGGCAACCTCAGTCGCAGCCCGTGGCTTGGACATTCCAGATGTGCAGCATGTGGTGAACTTTGATCTCCCAAACAACATTGATGAATACGTCCACCGCATTGGGAGAACTGGCCGCTGTGGGAATACTGGGAGGGCGGTGTCATTCTATGATCCTTGTGCTGACGGCCAGTTGGCCCGCTCCCTTGTCACAATCCTGTCCAAA GCCCAGCAGGAAGTGCCCTCCTGGCTAGAGGAGTCTGCCTTCAGTGGCACTGGAACTGGTGGCTTCAATCCCCCTAGGGGGAGCTTTGCCTCCACTGACTCCAGGAAG GGAGGATCTTTCAAGGACACGGCTGTGCGCAGCCAGCCTGCTGCTCAGGctgcagatgatgatgatgatgcctgGGAGTAA
- the ddx4 gene encoding probable ATP-dependent RNA helicase DDX4 isoform X2 — translation MDEWDEAETTASTIAATSDGHSGRGRGFKNSFSGDKETMNDGNNWNSRAGESSGSRGRGRSRMDHNDSNDNSGVHENGFRGGRGGGRGGGDCFRRGGDQGARGAFGGGYRGRDEEILTHGGADDSEKRDETDGERPKVTYVPPTLPEDEDSIFAHYEKGINFDKYDDILVDVSGTNPPQAIMTFEEAALCESLRRNVNKSGYLKPTPVQKHGIPIISAGRDIMACAQTGSGKTAAFLLPILQQLMVDGVAASSFSEQQEPEAIIVAPTRELIHQIYLEARKFAFGTCVRPVVVYGGVSTGYQIRDLLKGCNVLCGTPGRLMDVIGRGKVGLTKLRYLVLDEADRMLDMGFEPEMRRLVGSPGMPSKENRQTLMFSATYPEDIQRMAADFLKTDYLFLAVGVVGGACSDVEQTFIQVTKFSKREQLLDLLKTTGTERTMVFVETKRQADFIATYLCQEKVLTTSIHGDREQREREQALADFRCGKCSVLVATSVAARGLDIPDVQHVVNFDLPNNIDEYVHRIGRTGRCGNTGRAVSFYDPCADGQLARSLVTILSKAQQEVPSWLEESAFSGTGTGGFNPPRGSFASTDSRKGGSFKDTAVRSQPAAQAADDDDDAWE, via the exons ATGGATGAGTGGGATGAAGCG GAAACCACTGCTAGTACCATTGCAGCAACCAGTGACG gTCATAGTGGAAGAGGCAGAGGATTTAAAAACTCATTCTCAG GTGATAAAGAGACTATGAATG atGGGAACAACTGGAACAGTAGAGCCGGAGAAAGCAGTGGTTCCAGAGGCAGAG GGCGCAGCAGGATGGATCACAATGACTCCAACG ATAACAGTGGAGTTCATGAAAACG ggtttagaggaggaagaggtggtggaagaggaggaggggactgTTTCAGAAGAG GTGGCGACCAAGGTGCTAGAGGAGCCTTTGGAGGAG GCTACCGTGGGAGAGATGAGGAGATCTTAACTCATG GGGGAGCTGACGATTCAGAAAAGAGGGATGAAACGGATGGTGAAA GACCAAAGGTCACCTATGTCCCCCCAACGCTGCCTGAAGATGAAGACTCAATCTTTGCGCACTATGAGAAAGGCATCAACTTTGACAAGTATGACGACATTCTGGTGGACGTCAGTGGAACCAACCCACCGCAGGCTATCATG ACTTTTGAAGAGGCAGCGTTGTGTGAGTCCTTAAGAAGAAATGTCAACAAGTCTGGTTACCTGAAGCCGACCCCAGTGCAGAAACATGGCATCCCAATCATCTCTGCTGGCAGAGACATCATGGCTTGTGCACAGACTGGGTCTGGTAAAACG GCTGCCTTCCTCCTCCCTATTTTGCAGCAGCTAATGGTTGATGGTGTGGCGGCCAGCTCTTTCAGTGAGCAGCAGGAGCCTGAAGCCATCATTGTGGCCCCAACAAGGGAGCTTATCCACCAAATCTATCTGGAGGCCAGGAAGTTTGCCTTTGG AACATGTGTGCGCCCAGTAGTGGTCTATGGTGGAGTCAGCACTGGGTACCAAATAAGAGACCTCTTAAAGGGGTGCAATGTACTGTGTGGAACGCCGGGTAGACTGATGGATGTAATAGGAAGAGGAAAg GTCGGACTGACTAAGCTGCGGTACTTGGTGCTGGACGAGGCCGACCGGATGTTGGATATGGGCTTTGAGCCTGAAATGCGTCGCTTGGTGGGCTCCCCTGGAATGCCGTCCAAAGAGAATAGGCAGACTCTGATGTTCAGTGCCACCTACCCGGAGGACATCCAAAG GATGGCGGCTGACTTCCTCAAGACAGATTATTTGTTCTTGGCTGTGGGTGTGGTGGGCGGCGCATGCAGCGACGTGGAGCAAACGTTTATCCAAGTCACAAAGTTCTCAAAGAGAGAACAACTCCTTGACCTTCTTAAGACCACAG GGACTGAGCGCACGATGGTCTTTGTGGAGACCAAGAGACAAGCGGATTTCATTGCCACTTACTTATGCCAGGAGAAGGTCCTGACCACCAGCATCCATGG GGAccgtgagcagagagagagagagcaggctcTGGCAGACTTCCGCTGTGGCAAATGTTCCGTCCTGGTGGCAACCTCAGTCGCAGCCCGTGGCTTGGACATTCCAGATGTGCAGCATGTGGTGAACTTTGATCTCCCAAACAACATTGATGAATACGTCCACCGCATTGGGAGAACTGGCCGCTGTGGGAATACTGGGAGGGCGGTGTCATTCTATGATCCTTGTGCTGACGGCCAGTTGGCCCGCTCCCTTGTCACAATCCTGTCCAAA GCCCAGCAGGAAGTGCCCTCCTGGCTAGAGGAGTCTGCCTTCAGTGGCACTGGAACTGGTGGCTTCAATCCCCCTAGGGGGAGCTTTGCCTCCACTGACTCCAGGAAG GGAGGATCTTTCAAGGACACGGCTGTGCGCAGCCAGCCTGCTGCTCAGGctgcagatgatgatgatgatgcctgGGAGTAA